In the Canis lupus dingo isolate Sandy chromosome 36, ASM325472v2, whole genome shotgun sequence genome, one interval contains:
- the WIPF1 gene encoding WAS/WASL-interacting protein family member 1: MPVPPPPAPPPPPTFALANTEKPTLNKSEQAGRNALLSDISKGKKLKKTVTNDRSAPILDKPKGAGAGGGGGFGGGGGGGGGGGGGGGFGGGGPPGLGGLFQAGMPKLRSTANRDSDSGGGRPPMLPPGGRSTSAKPFPPAGGPGRFPVPSPGHRSGPPEPQRNRMPPPRPDVGSKPESIPPPVPNTPRPVQSSLHNRGALPVPGAPRQPSPGPTPPPFPGSRGAAFAGGSPRQTSSSSSSSFSSRPPLPPTPSRALDDKPPPPPPPVGNRPSIHREGVPLPPPQNSKPPVPSTPRPSSSSSSQAPPPPPPPSRPGPPPLPPGSSGSDETPRLPQRNLSLTSSTPPLPSPGRSGPLPPPPTERPPPPVRDPPGRSGPLPPPPPINRNGSTSRALPATPQLPSRSGVDSPRSGPRPPLPPDRPGAGAPPPPPPSTSIRNGFQDSSGEDEWESRFYFHPISDLPPPEPYVPMARTYPSKLARSETRSGSNRRERGAPPLPPTSR, encoded by the exons ATGCCCGTGCCGCCCCCgccggcgcccccgccgccgcccaccTTCGCCCTG GCCAATACGGAAAAGCCTACCTTGAATAAGTCAGAACAGGCTGGGAGAAATGCTCTTCTCTCTGACATCAGCAAggggaagaaactgaagaagaccgTCACCAATGACAGAAGTGCACCAATATTGGACA aACCTAAAGGAGCCGGTGCTGGTGGTGGCGGTGGCTTCGGTGGAGGtggcggtggtggcggtggtggagGCGGTGGCGGTGGTTTTGGAGGAGGTGGACCACCTGGCTTGGGAGGACTGTTCCAGGCTGGGATGCCGAAGCTGAGATCCACAGCCAACAGGGACAGTG ATTCAGGAGGAGGCCGACCCCCAATGTTGCCACCAGGAGGAAGATCCACATCTGCCAAGCCGTTCCCACCGGCAGGTGGCCCGGGCCGGTTTCCAGTGCCTTCTCCAGGCCACAGAAGTGGTCCCCCAGAGCCTCAGAGGAACCGGATGCCTCCCCCGAGGCCCGACGTGGGCTCAAAGCCTGAGAGCATCCCCCCACCAGTACCCAATACGCCCAGACCCGTTCAGTCAAGTCTGCACAACCGGGGGGCCCTACCAGTGCCCGGGGCCCCCAggcagcccagccctgggccaaCCCCCCCGCCCTTCCCTGGAAGCCGAGGTGCAGCTTTTGCAGGAGGCTCCCCCCGCCAGACATCCTCAAGCTCCTCATCATCCTTCTCCAgcaggcctcccctgccccccacgcccAGCAGGGCCTTGGATGACAAGCCTCCCCCTCCACCGCCCCCGGTGGGCAACAGGCCCTCCATCCACAGGGAAGGggtcccactcccaccccctcagAACAGCAAGCCCCCAGTGCCTTCTACCCCcaggccttcctcctcctcctcctcacaggccccacccccgccacctccACCCAGCAggcccggccctcctcccctgcctccggGTTCCAGTGGTTCCGATGAAACCCCAAGACTCCCACAGAGGAATCTGTCCCTCACTTCGTCTACACCGCCTTTGCCTTCGCCGGGGCGATCAGGCCCTCTTCCGCCCCCACCCACTGAGAGACCCCCTCCTCCGGTGAGGGACCCACCCGGCAGATCAG gccctctcccaccaccccctccaaTAAACAGAAATGGCAGCACATCTCGGgccctgcctgccaccccccagTTGCCGTCCAGGAGTGGAGTAGATAGTCCCAGGAGTGGACCCcggcctcctcttcctcccgaCAGGCCTGGCGCTGGggcacctccccctcctccaccatcaACATCAATTAGAAATGGCTTCCAAGACTCTTCAGGTGAAG ATGAGTGGGAAAGCAGATTCTACTTCCATCCGATTTCTGATTTGCCACCTCCAGAGCCATATGTACCAATGGCCAGAACTTATCCCAGTAAACTGGCAAGAAGTGAAACCCGGA GTGGATCCAACCGGAGAGAAAGGGGTGCCCCACCACTTCCTCCCACCTCAAGGTGA